A window of Fictibacillus halophilus contains these coding sequences:
- a CDS encoding HNH endonuclease family protein, producing the protein MLKKSMLCSFVFTLVMSFVIVSSDDHQKAWALPPGTPTKSAAQSQLNALVVKTEGSMTGYSRDLFPHWSSQGGGCDTRQVVLKRDADSFSGNCPVTSGSWYSYYDGVTITNPSDLDIDHVVALAEAWRSGANSWTTAKREDFANDLTGPQLIAVTASSNRSKGDQDPSTWKPTRTAAHCGYAKWWIQTKYNWGLNLQSAEKTQLQSMLNTCTY; encoded by the coding sequence ATGTTGAAGAAATCGATGTTGTGTTCGTTTGTTTTTACTCTGGTGATGTCTTTTGTTATTGTTTCATCTGATGATCATCAAAAGGCATGGGCACTACCACCTGGAACACCTACTAAATCTGCTGCACAATCTCAGTTGAACGCATTGGTTGTTAAGACAGAAGGTTCAATGACTGGCTATTCACGTGATCTGTTTCCACACTGGTCGAGTCAAGGTGGGGGATGTGATACACGCCAAGTTGTTCTCAAGCGTGATGCCGACTCTTTTAGCGGGAACTGTCCTGTAACCTCTGGTAGCTGGTACAGCTATTATGATGGTGTAACGATTACGAATCCATCTGATCTAGATATTGATCATGTCGTGGCATTAGCTGAAGCTTGGCGTTCTGGAGCAAACAGCTGGACGACTGCCAAACGTGAGGATTTTGCGAACGACCTTACAGGGCCACAACTTATTGCCGTGACAGCAAGTTCAAATCGATCAAAAGGAGACCAAGATCCATCAACTTGGAAGCCTACTCGTACTGCTGCTCATTGTGGATACGCAAAATGGTGGATACAAACAAAGTACAACTGGGGCTTGAATCTTCAATCAGCGGAAAAAACACAACTTCAAAGCATGCTTAACACTTGCACGTATTAA
- a CDS encoding arsenic resistance protein, which produces MITREGLENQQIWIYGIALIIGGCIGSAFESIGAGLQWMISPLIAILLYGMFTQIPFLRLREAVSNVKFMLALLVGNFVIVPIVVWGLTPIFPQSPPLLLGICLVLLSPCIDYVIVFTQLGKGNEKLILAATPLLFVVQILLLPLYLWLLIGKEMISVVQIGPFLEAFLLMIVVPLLVAIVTQLWAKKQEIGDKVLTLTAWLPVPFMAFVLIVVVASQIGKVYNDFDSIIRVVPIYVLFLIIMPIVGRFIVRVFTLDIGAGRALIFSMGTRNSLVVLPLALALPESWRTLAVAVIVTQTIVELIGELIYIKAVPNWILRDSK; this is translated from the coding sequence ATGATCACGAGGGAAGGTTTAGAGAACCAACAAATATGGATTTATGGTATTGCTTTAATAATAGGAGGTTGTATCGGTTCTGCGTTTGAGAGTATCGGAGCTGGACTTCAATGGATGATCTCTCCACTAATCGCTATTCTCTTGTATGGAATGTTTACTCAAATTCCTTTTTTAAGACTAAGAGAAGCTGTTTCAAACGTTAAATTCATGCTAGCTTTACTCGTCGGAAATTTTGTAATCGTACCAATCGTTGTATGGGGACTGACACCGATATTTCCACAGTCTCCACCGCTATTATTAGGAATTTGCTTAGTTCTTCTTTCTCCGTGTATTGATTATGTAATCGTCTTTACTCAGCTAGGAAAAGGTAACGAGAAGTTGATACTGGCGGCAACACCTCTTTTGTTTGTTGTCCAAATATTGCTGCTTCCTCTTTATTTATGGCTATTGATTGGTAAAGAGATGATATCAGTCGTGCAGATTGGGCCATTTTTAGAAGCGTTTCTCTTGATGATCGTGGTTCCTCTACTAGTAGCGATTGTTACACAGCTCTGGGCGAAAAAGCAGGAAATCGGTGACAAAGTGTTAACATTAACAGCATGGTTACCGGTTCCGTTTATGGCTTTCGTCTTAATCGTCGTCGTCGCTTCACAAATTGGGAAGGTCTACAATGATTTTGATAGTATCATTCGAGTTGTTCCGATCTACGTCTTATTCTTAATCATCATGCCGATAGTTGGTCGCTTTATCGTACGCGTATTTACTTTAGATATAGGCGCAGGAAGAGCCCTGATTTTCAGTATGGGAACAAGAAATTCTCTCGTCGTTCTCCCCTTAGCGCTTGCTTTACCAGAATCGTGGAGAACATTAGCAGTAGCGGTGATCGTGACCCAAACAATTGTTGAGCTGATTGGTGAGTTAATCTATATTAAAGCCGTACCGAATTGGATTTTAAGAGATTCTAAATAA
- a CDS encoding metallophosphoesterase — translation MSSKQVNRRDFIKIGGASTLALTLGSLGDTSNLFTEKVQADRKEEKVLKFHSDGTFKVVQFNDTQDDERIDRRTIELMEKVLDAEKPDFVVLNGDNITGGCDTELEMKQAMNNVAGPMERRAIKWAVTFGNHDEDSTPKNGVDEKKMLAFYQSYKHNVNDKGAKNITGTGNMNLLVWDAKGKKPAFNFWLMDSGRYAPKEIAGQNFEGYPTWDWVRFDQVSWYNETSQRIENRFGFKVPSLMFIHIPLWEHRYMWYASVDSRTETDHTRAMNKHQITGERNEDECPGPINSGLFSAMQHRGDVKGVFCGHDHINTYAGNYYGIMLGYGGSAGFGTYGLPGEEKNRLRGARVFNLDLNHENVLKDTHMVFAKDYGIDLSPNDQSMDPAPLPGEKQPAMK, via the coding sequence ATGAGTTCTAAACAAGTGAATCGTCGCGATTTTATTAAGATTGGAGGAGCGAGCACGTTGGCATTAACACTAGGTTCGCTCGGTGATACATCCAACTTATTCACTGAAAAAGTTCAGGCAGATCGAAAAGAAGAAAAAGTTCTAAAGTTTCATTCCGATGGAACATTCAAGGTCGTTCAGTTTAACGATACACAAGATGATGAGCGCATCGACCGCCGAACAATTGAGTTGATGGAAAAAGTGCTAGATGCCGAGAAACCCGATTTTGTTGTACTGAACGGGGATAATATCACCGGCGGATGTGACACGGAACTAGAAATGAAACAGGCGATGAACAATGTTGCGGGGCCGATGGAAAGAAGAGCCATTAAGTGGGCGGTTACATTCGGAAATCATGATGAAGATTCTACTCCGAAAAACGGTGTGGACGAGAAGAAGATGTTAGCTTTCTATCAATCTTACAAACACAATGTGAACGATAAGGGAGCAAAAAACATCACAGGAACTGGGAACATGAATCTTCTTGTTTGGGACGCGAAAGGGAAGAAGCCAGCTTTTAATTTCTGGTTGATGGACAGCGGACGGTACGCACCAAAAGAGATTGCGGGGCAAAATTTTGAAGGTTATCCAACTTGGGATTGGGTTCGCTTTGACCAAGTCAGTTGGTACAACGAAACGTCACAAAGGATCGAAAACCGTTTTGGCTTTAAAGTGCCTTCTCTCATGTTCATACATATTCCGCTTTGGGAACACCGCTATATGTGGTATGCGAGTGTAGATAGCCGCACGGAAACTGATCATACACGAGCAATGAACAAACATCAGATTACAGGTGAGAGAAATGAAGATGAATGTCCTGGTCCGATCAACTCTGGATTATTTTCAGCTATGCAGCACCGTGGTGATGTAAAAGGTGTATTTTGTGGACATGACCACATCAACACGTATGCCGGAAACTATTATGGCATTATGCTAGGTTATGGCGGAAGCGCAGGATTCGGAACATACGGACTTCCTGGGGAAGAGAAGAACCGACTCCGTGGAGCTCGTGTCTTTAACTTGGATCTGAACCACGAAAACGTTCTAAAAGATACACACATGGTGTTTGCAAAGGATTATGGAATTGATTTATCACCAAACGACCAAAGCATGGATCCGGCTCCCTTACCAGGAGAAAAACAACCTGCGATGAAATAG
- a CDS encoding GNAT family N-acetyltransferase, whose product MKNIYIKPLTIIDLQALFDIEMRNKEFFQQYAPDRDSDFYSLEGQQRRLNEIEERKEKDIGYSFGIFLHGTHELIGQIGLFKIERGPAQKGMVGYSLDKVHNGKGYMTEALPLIIDFAFTELKLHRIEAEVMPHNVGSIKILLKTGFHKEGISKKNVKINGRWEDHQVLAVINEEDIEN is encoded by the coding sequence ATGAAGAACATTTATATTAAGCCTCTAACAATCATTGATCTGCAAGCTTTATTTGATATCGAAATGAGGAACAAGGAATTTTTTCAGCAATATGCACCAGATCGAGATTCAGACTTCTATTCGTTAGAAGGGCAGCAAAGACGATTAAATGAGATTGAGGAACGGAAAGAAAAGGATATTGGGTATTCTTTTGGAATCTTCCTTCATGGTACACATGAACTAATCGGACAGATTGGTCTGTTCAAGATTGAGAGAGGACCTGCGCAAAAAGGGATGGTAGGTTATTCTCTTGATAAAGTCCATAACGGTAAAGGGTATATGACAGAAGCGCTTCCGCTTATTATAGACTTTGCGTTTACCGAGCTTAAACTTCATCGAATAGAAGCAGAAGTGATGCCACACAATGTCGGATCCATCAAAATATTACTGAAAACCGGATTTCATAAAGAAGGAATTTCAAAGAAAAATGTAAAGATAAATGGCAGGTGGGAAGATCATCAGGTTCTTGCCGTTATTAATGAAGAGGATATAGAAAATTAA
- a CDS encoding M23 family metallopeptidase — protein sequence MKNTYSNITGETFGTSFLRGEFQTIYEQTMSSFKEIVTLDQFIELSSSFNLGVKHYTPEMETLLTNQLRQFLWLDNEKDKAISVVFDDENSIHGILLAPFVTYPETDNQLTKNTFMMPINEEWFVFWGGANQFINYHYEYEEQRYAYDLVIVKDGKSSKDAATSNESYYAFNKEVVCPCEGRVVKVVDTIEDNIPGKMNPSKPEGNYVIIQHANEEYSMIAHFKQNSIVVEEGQYIKQGQLLGLCGNSGNSSEAHIHFQVMNAPNYHNGKSIRIRFHENNEPVQGNVVKPLTIKTSE from the coding sequence ATGAAGAATACATACTCAAACATTACGGGTGAAACTTTTGGGACGAGTTTTTTGCGAGGTGAATTTCAAACGATTTATGAACAAACAATGAGTAGCTTTAAGGAAATCGTGACGCTGGATCAATTTATAGAATTATCCTCTTCTTTTAATTTAGGTGTTAAACACTACACCCCTGAAATGGAAACACTTCTTACCAATCAGTTAAGGCAATTCTTATGGCTAGATAACGAGAAAGATAAAGCAATCAGTGTCGTTTTTGATGATGAGAATTCCATACATGGGATCTTGCTTGCACCATTTGTCACTTATCCTGAAACGGACAATCAGCTTACGAAGAACACTTTCATGATGCCGATAAACGAAGAATGGTTTGTATTTTGGGGAGGAGCGAATCAATTTATCAATTACCATTATGAATATGAAGAGCAAAGATACGCTTACGACTTAGTCATTGTGAAAGACGGGAAATCTTCTAAAGATGCTGCAACATCCAATGAAAGTTATTACGCTTTTAATAAAGAAGTTGTATGTCCCTGTGAAGGAAGAGTAGTAAAAGTAGTAGACACCATTGAGGATAATATTCCAGGGAAAATGAATCCTTCTAAACCTGAAGGCAATTATGTAATCATTCAACACGCAAACGAGGAGTATAGTATGATTGCGCATTTTAAACAGAATTCTATTGTTGTAGAGGAAGGTCAGTACATCAAACAAGGTCAATTATTAGGGTTATGTGGAAATTCAGGAAATTCATCTGAGGCTCATATTCATTTTCAGGTCATGAATGCACCTAATTATCACAATGGTAAGTCCATTCGCATTCGCTTTCATGAAAATAATGAACCCGTACAAGGCAATGTTGTGAAACCTTTAACCATTAAAACTAGTGAATGA
- a CDS encoding MerR family transcriptional regulator: MLHIHKVSEMTGVTVRTLRHYDQIGLLHSTSKTEGGHRLYSNGDLKKLQHIQFMKQIGFRLNEIKNMLNSSEWDWSDSLRNQLSYVKQEQENLNKMESALRELIHGMAIEDENHEIAIQKVMQLANSNKELQQKYRKSLFKERELKLWEKVPNMTSDNADSLEWIALIGQLKRFVHTDPSSPKVQNIIRRMEEKRLEAFDGENEFLDKLWEMRMLETESEKLGLYPIDQDVLLFMNSAYEIFITKKA; encoded by the coding sequence ATGCTGCACATTCATAAGGTAAGTGAGATGACAGGGGTTACAGTCAGAACACTGCGTCATTACGATCAGATAGGCTTATTACATTCAACTTCCAAAACGGAAGGTGGACACCGTCTCTATAGCAATGGTGATTTGAAGAAGCTACAACACATTCAATTCATGAAACAGATTGGTTTTCGTTTAAACGAGATTAAGAATATGTTGAATTCGAGTGAATGGGATTGGTCAGATAGCCTAAGAAATCAACTTTCTTATGTAAAACAAGAGCAAGAAAACTTAAACAAAATGGAGAGTGCGCTAAGGGAATTAATACATGGAATGGCGATTGAAGATGAGAATCATGAGATTGCCATTCAAAAGGTCATGCAGTTAGCCAATAGCAATAAAGAACTTCAGCAGAAATATAGAAAGTCATTGTTTAAAGAAAGAGAATTAAAGCTGTGGGAGAAGGTTCCAAACATGACTAGCGACAATGCAGATTCTTTAGAATGGATAGCACTTATTGGGCAGTTAAAACGGTTTGTACACACAGACCCAAGTTCTCCTAAGGTTCAAAACATTATAAGAAGAATGGAAGAAAAGCGATTAGAAGCATTTGATGGTGAAAATGAATTCTTAGATAAATTATGGGAAATGAGGATGTTAGAAACAGAATCAGAAAAACTAGGGTTATATC
- a CDS encoding Spo0E family sporulation regulatory protein-aspartic acid phosphatase, protein MNREKYLEDKELKLKDELSLLANEKGSLSNPDVVKKSQELDQVITAVQEKSLKNKSGK, encoded by the coding sequence TTGAATAGAGAAAAGTATTTAGAAGATAAAGAATTAAAATTAAAAGATGAATTGAGTTTGTTGGCAAATGAAAAAGGAAGTCTTTCAAATCCAGATGTAGTAAAAAAAAGTCAAGAACTTGATCAAGTGATAACTGCCGTTCAAGAGAAGAGTTTGAAAAATAAGTCAGGAAAATAA
- a CDS encoding DUF4188 domain-containing protein, with protein sequence MLILSKWIIKGIKIVTIIHKGRYVAEVKGDFVVFVIGMRVNKIFSFTKWITVFKAMGPMIRELYQNPEIGFLHTEFHFSWRRVTLIQYWKSFDQLEAYAHGQTHLVAWKAFNKNIGNDGSVGVFHESYNIVNHGAEAIYNNMPTTGLGKAFSVASVTKETQSARERMNV encoded by the coding sequence ATGTTAATTTTAAGTAAATGGATTATAAAGGGGATAAAGATTGTGACAATTATTCATAAAGGAAGATACGTGGCAGAGGTGAAGGGAGATTTTGTGGTATTTGTAATAGGGATGCGTGTGAATAAGATATTTTCTTTTACTAAATGGATCACTGTATTTAAAGCAATGGGGCCGATGATAAGAGAATTGTATCAAAACCCAGAGATCGGTTTTTTGCATACAGAATTTCATTTTAGTTGGAGAAGAGTAACACTTATTCAATATTGGAAAAGCTTTGATCAACTCGAAGCATATGCACATGGTCAAACGCACTTAGTCGCATGGAAAGCATTCAACAAGAATATCGGTAACGATGGCAGTGTTGGTGTTTTTCACGAAAGCTATAACATTGTAAATCATGGTGCAGAAGCCATTTATAACAATATGCCAACAACGGGACTCGGAAAAGCCTTTTCGGTAGCTTCTGTAACTAAAGAGACTCAATCTGCCAGAGAAAGAATGAATGTTTAA
- a CDS encoding GNAT family N-acetyltransferase, with protein sequence MNHNFKAIVGEGNPELDQRLSDELDKVNAAATAGISPARELSVQILDSQGQLAAGMSGWTWGVAAGIAMTWVREDVRKDGLGTKLLHDFEQVALERGCTHVFTTSFTFQAPGFYERHGYEELFRWQGLPTPEAADVHFRKDLVPLNKK encoded by the coding sequence ATGAATCATAATTTTAAGGCCATTGTTGGTGAAGGTAATCCTGAGTTAGATCAGCGGCTTTCTGATGAATTGGATAAAGTGAACGCTGCAGCTACGGCTGGCATCTCTCCTGCTCGAGAGTTGTCTGTACAAATTTTAGATAGTCAAGGTCAGCTTGCAGCCGGTATGAGTGGATGGACTTGGGGCGTAGCTGCTGGTATCGCTATGACATGGGTCCGTGAAGATGTGAGAAAAGACGGTCTTGGCACAAAATTGCTACATGATTTTGAACAAGTAGCTCTAGAACGAGGTTGTACACACGTATTTACTACTTCATTCACATTTCAAGCACCTGGTTTCTATGAACGACATGGTTATGAAGAATTGTTTCGTTGGCAAGGATTACCGACTCCAGAAGCAGCAGACGTTCATTTTCGAAAGGACTTGGTCCCCCTTAACAAAAAGTAA
- a CDS encoding mechanosensitive ion channel family protein, whose translation MFNLELLNKLPVKILIVALLIVITAYFIRKSVQLFFDKTSFLDENREETLMHFTDQVLKVLGLVFFFIYVLSHFFNLTRLVTGSVVVAGALALIFQHIIRDYIMGLAYLFERQINLGDYVIINGNKQGKIEEISVRHLKIRQYDGYLYTVSYGSIIELQNGNRGMRRVNESLILNYRQNPDEAFKVMEEVARTCNEKYSDYLLKDLDGNPVEAFKFNQITELNVDYKGHRYSLSGIVKEAYFVDASKRVRYELALAAYVNQLSMAENGEMELDKRTDSQASH comes from the coding sequence ATGTTTAATTTAGAATTGCTTAATAAGTTACCTGTAAAAATCTTAATTGTAGCTCTACTAATTGTAATAACTGCTTATTTCATTCGAAAATCAGTTCAGCTTTTCTTTGACAAGACAAGTTTTTTAGATGAAAATCGCGAAGAAACGTTGATGCATTTTACAGACCAAGTCCTTAAAGTACTTGGATTGGTGTTCTTCTTCATTTATGTACTTAGTCATTTCTTCAATCTAACGAGACTTGTTACAGGTTCAGTCGTTGTAGCCGGTGCCTTGGCATTGATCTTTCAACATATTATCAGAGATTATATTATGGGACTCGCTTACTTGTTTGAAAGACAGATCAACCTTGGTGATTATGTAATCATTAACGGAAACAAACAAGGAAAAATTGAGGAAATCAGTGTACGTCACCTGAAGATTCGTCAATACGACGGTTATCTTTACACTGTTTCTTATGGAAGTATCATCGAGCTCCAAAACGGTAACCGCGGTATGCGCCGTGTGAACGAAAGTCTTATCCTCAACTACAGACAAAACCCTGACGAGGCTTTTAAAGTGATGGAAGAAGTAGCAAGAACGTGCAATGAGAAATACAGTGATTACCTCTTAAAAGATTTGGACGGTAATCCGGTGGAAGCTTTTAAATTCAACCAAATTACCGAATTAAACGTTGATTATAAAGGACACCGGTATTCGCTTTCCGGCATCGTAAAGGAAGCGTATTTTGTGGATGCTAGTAAACGAGTTAGGTATGAACTAGCGCTCGCAGCTTATGTAAATCAGTTGTCGATGGCCGAAAACGGTGAAATGGAATTAGATAAACGCACCGATTCTCAAGCATCTCATTAA
- a CDS encoding AbrB/MazE/SpoVT family DNA-binding domain-containing protein — MSVVLNKFYDNKKGYFHLPVVWREEFQFQIGEKVGVDVEDGKIIIDKTKERRFTPIIGVKGRLTIPIEIRQELKSHTYQLVAIQETEQFILTPA, encoded by the coding sequence ATGTCAGTTGTATTAAATAAATTTTACGACAACAAGAAAGGATATTTTCACCTCCCTGTTGTGTGGCGAGAAGAGTTTCAGTTTCAGATTGGGGAAAAAGTAGGCGTTGATGTTGAAGACGGGAAAATCATCATTGATAAGACAAAAGAGAGACGCTTTACTCCCATCATCGGAGTAAAAGGAAGACTTACTATTCCCATTGAAATCAGACAAGAATTAAAAAGCCATACCTATCAATTAGTCGCGATACAAGAAACCGAACAGTTTATCTTAACTCCTGCCTGA
- a CDS encoding sulfotransferase domain-containing protein has product MNKKTISPFFFNSFPKSGTHLMFQILTGIHSITYDQNLHLYEGVSEQLKEHQDELVKLRNNEFLSGHIYYSPPWASLLQDLNMKQIFLYRDLRDVVVSYNYYIEKINAPLHQYFQSKQLSKKERMLSIIRGIPELGHQDIHDWFSEFKGWLSAPNVLSIKFEDLLRSEGSLDQSVQKIVQFITEEETENLDQTTIKSAKENISTQDSATFRKGTIGNWKEEFDEEIILAFKEKAGELLIELGYESDLKW; this is encoded by the coding sequence ATGAATAAAAAAACAATAAGCCCTTTTTTCTTTAATTCGTTTCCTAAAAGTGGAACACACTTGATGTTTCAAATCTTAACAGGGATACACTCCATCACATATGATCAAAACCTGCATCTATATGAAGGTGTATCCGAACAATTAAAGGAACATCAGGACGAGTTAGTGAAACTAAGAAATAATGAGTTTTTGTCTGGACATATCTATTATTCCCCACCATGGGCAAGTCTTCTTCAAGATCTCAATATGAAACAAATTTTCCTGTATCGAGACTTACGAGATGTTGTTGTTTCTTATAACTATTACATTGAGAAGATAAACGCTCCACTTCATCAATACTTCCAAAGTAAACAGCTTTCCAAAAAAGAACGAATGCTATCTATCATAAGAGGTATTCCTGAATTAGGTCATCAAGATATTCATGATTGGTTTTCTGAATTTAAAGGATGGTTATCGGCACCTAACGTACTTTCCATTAAATTTGAAGATCTATTAAGAAGTGAAGGTTCATTAGACCAATCGGTTCAGAAGATCGTTCAGTTTATTACAGAAGAGGAAACTGAAAACCTCGATCAGACCACCATTAAAAGTGCGAAAGAAAATATATCGACTCAAGACTCTGCTACGTTTAGAAAAGGGACGATTGGAAATTGGAAAGAGGAGTTTGATGAAGAGATTATACTTGCTTTTAAAGAGAAGGCTGGAGAATTGCTCATTGAATTAGGATATGAATCAGATTTAAAATGGTAA